The proteins below are encoded in one region of Micromonospora yangpuensis:
- a CDS encoding DUF485 domain-containing protein: MSTDTPASAPHGPERYLAVQRSDEFAGLRRALRGFVFPMTVAFFLWYALYVILSAYARGFMGTKLFGTNINVALIFGLLQFVSTFLIAWFYSRYADRKIDPIADKIRGELTGGES, from the coding sequence ATGTCCACGGACACACCCGCTTCGGCCCCCCACGGGCCCGAGCGGTACCTCGCCGTACAACGGTCGGACGAGTTCGCCGGGTTGCGTCGCGCGCTGCGCGGCTTCGTCTTCCCGATGACCGTCGCGTTCTTCCTGTGGTACGCGCTCTACGTCATTCTCTCCGCGTACGCCCGGGGCTTCATGGGCACGAAACTGTTCGGCACCAACATCAACGTGGCGCTGATCTTCGGCCTGCTCCAGTTCGTCTCGACGTTCCTGATCGCCTGGTTCTACTCGCGGTACGCCGACCGGAAGATCGACCCGATCGCCGACAAGATCCGCGGCGAGCTCACCGGAGGTGAGTCGTGA
- a CDS encoding solute symporter family protein has translation MSALFAAEASGGGTARTLTITLFLLLVAGTLAITIWASRQTKTATDFYAGGRSFTGFQNGLAIGGDYMSAASFLGIAGLIALYGYDGFLYSIGFLVAWLVALLLVAELLRNSGRYTMADVLAFRMRQRPVRTAAAVSTITVSIFYLLAQMVGAGALVALLLGIRPGTTFLGMGADTAKVATIVLVGALMIIYVTVGGMKGTTYVQIVKAVLLMGGTLLMTILVLAKYNFNLSALLGDAAASSGQGTAFLEPGLRYGVEVAGNATQTFYNKVDLLSLGIALVLGTAGLPHILIRFYTVPTAKAARKSVLWAIGIIGTFYLFTLALGFGAAALVGSEAIVAQDKAGNTAAPQLAERLGIDFFGGDIGGAAMLAIIAAVAFATILAVVAGLTLASSSSLAHDFYANVIKRGEASERQEVNVARISAFVIGAVAIVLSIFAQNLNVAFLVALAFAVAASGNLPAILYSLFWKRFNTSGAVWSIYGGLLAAVLLVFFSPVVSGAPTAMFPDHDWQWFPLSNPGILSIPFGFLCGWIGTVISKEHDEDKYAELEVRSLTGAGAH, from the coding sequence GTGAGCGCACTCTTCGCGGCGGAGGCCAGCGGCGGTGGTACCGCCCGTACGCTGACCATCACGCTGTTCCTGCTGCTGGTGGCCGGCACCCTGGCGATCACCATCTGGGCCAGCCGGCAGACCAAGACGGCGACGGACTTCTACGCCGGCGGCCGGTCCTTCACCGGCTTCCAGAACGGTCTGGCCATCGGCGGCGACTACATGTCGGCCGCCTCGTTCCTCGGCATCGCCGGCCTGATCGCCCTGTACGGCTACGACGGCTTCCTCTACTCGATCGGCTTCCTGGTCGCCTGGTTGGTCGCGTTGCTGCTGGTGGCGGAGCTGCTGCGGAACTCCGGCCGGTACACCATGGCCGACGTGCTGGCGTTCCGGATGCGGCAGCGTCCGGTGCGGACGGCGGCGGCGGTCTCCACCATCACGGTGTCGATCTTCTACCTGCTGGCCCAGATGGTCGGGGCGGGCGCGTTGGTGGCGCTGCTGCTCGGCATCCGGCCGGGGACCACGTTCCTCGGCATGGGCGCCGACACCGCCAAGGTCGCCACGATCGTGCTGGTCGGCGCACTGATGATCATCTACGTCACGGTCGGCGGGATGAAGGGCACCACCTACGTGCAGATCGTCAAGGCGGTGCTGCTGATGGGTGGCACGCTGCTGATGACCATCCTGGTGTTGGCCAAGTACAACTTCAACCTCTCCGCGCTGCTCGGCGACGCGGCGGCCTCGTCGGGTCAGGGCACCGCATTCCTGGAACCCGGGCTGCGGTACGGCGTGGAGGTCGCCGGCAACGCGACGCAGACGTTCTACAACAAGGTGGACCTGCTCTCGCTCGGCATCGCGCTGGTGCTCGGCACGGCCGGCCTACCGCACATCCTGATCCGGTTCTACACCGTGCCCACCGCCAAGGCCGCCCGCAAGAGCGTGCTCTGGGCGATCGGCATCATCGGCACGTTCTACCTGTTCACCCTGGCCCTCGGCTTCGGCGCGGCGGCGCTGGTCGGCAGCGAGGCAATCGTCGCGCAGGACAAGGCCGGCAACACGGCGGCGCCGCAGCTCGCCGAGCGGCTGGGCATCGACTTCTTCGGCGGGGACATCGGTGGCGCGGCCATGCTGGCGATCATCGCGGCGGTCGCCTTCGCCACCATCCTGGCGGTGGTGGCCGGGCTGACCCTGGCCTCCTCGTCCAGCCTGGCGCACGACTTCTACGCCAACGTGATCAAGCGGGGCGAGGCGTCCGAGCGGCAGGAGGTGAACGTCGCGCGGATCTCGGCCTTCGTCATCGGCGCGGTCGCCATCGTACTGTCGATCTTCGCGCAGAACCTGAACGTGGCCTTCCTGGTGGCGCTGGCCTTCGCGGTGGCCGCCTCCGGCAACCTGCCGGCGATCCTGTACAGCCTGTTCTGGAAGCGGTTCAACACCTCGGGCGCGGTCTGGTCGATCTACGGCGGTCTGCTGGCGGCGGTGCTGCTGGTGTTCTTCTCACCGGTGGTCTCCGGCGCGCCGACGGCGATGTTCCCGGATCACGACTGGCAGTGGTTCCCGCTGTCCAACCCGGGCATCCTCTCCATCCCGTTCGGTTTCCTCTGCGGCTGGATCGGCACCGTCATCTCCAAGGAGCACGACGAGGACAAGTACGCGGAGTTGGAGGTGCGCTCGCTTACCGGCGCCGGCGCGCACTGA
- a CDS encoding NAD-dependent epimerase/dehydratase family protein, whose translation MKVAPRFGTGHRVLVTGGAGFVPSHLVDSLVARGCAVVVLDNFVTGSKENVAHLVDRPGFTLVEADISDGLPTDHPALAERFDAILHMASPASPTDFATLPVEILRVGSVGTLHLLERAVADGARFLMASTSEAYGDPLEHPQPETYWGNVNPIGVRSVYDEAKRFSEAATMAYHRYRGLDAAIVRIFNTYGPRMRPDDGRAIPTFISQALRGEPITVHGTGNQTRSICFVDDLVRGILLLLDSTETGPVNCGTEHELTMRQLAELIVSLSGSSSEVTYVTRSADDPEKRRPDLTRARELLGYAPTVGPEDGLRRTIEHFRQRLG comes from the coding sequence ATGAAGGTTGCTCCGCGCTTCGGTACCGGTCATCGTGTCCTCGTCACCGGGGGGGCCGGTTTCGTGCCGTCGCACCTGGTCGACTCGCTCGTCGCCCGGGGCTGCGCGGTGGTGGTGCTCGACAACTTCGTCACCGGGTCCAAGGAGAACGTCGCCCACCTGGTCGACCGGCCGGGCTTCACGCTGGTCGAGGCGGACATCTCCGACGGGCTGCCGACCGACCACCCGGCCCTGGCCGAGCGCTTCGACGCCATCCTGCACATGGCCTCGCCGGCCAGCCCGACCGACTTCGCCACCCTGCCGGTGGAGATCCTGCGGGTCGGTTCGGTCGGCACCCTGCACCTGCTGGAGCGCGCGGTCGCCGACGGTGCCCGGTTCCTGATGGCCTCCACCAGCGAGGCGTACGGCGATCCGCTGGAGCACCCGCAACCGGAGACGTACTGGGGCAACGTCAACCCGATCGGGGTACGCAGCGTCTACGACGAGGCCAAGCGGTTCTCCGAGGCGGCCACCATGGCCTACCACCGGTACCGGGGGCTGGACGCGGCGATCGTCCGGATCTTCAACACGTACGGGCCGCGGATGCGCCCGGACGACGGTCGGGCCATCCCCACCTTCATCTCCCAGGCGCTGCGCGGTGAGCCGATCACCGTGCACGGTACGGGGAACCAGACCCGCTCGATCTGTTTCGTCGACGACCTGGTGCGGGGCATCCTGCTGCTGCTCGACTCGACCGAGACCGGCCCGGTCAACTGCGGCACCGAGCACGAGCTGACCATGCGGCAACTGGCTGAGTTGATCGTGTCACTCTCCGGCAGCAGCTCCGAGGTGACCTACGTCACTCGGAGTGCCGACGATCCGGAGAAGCGCCGACCGGACCTCACCCGCGCCCGGGAACTGCTCGGATACGCCCCGACGGTGGGCCCGGAGGACGGGCTGCGGCGGACCATCGAGCACTTCCGTCAGCGACTGGGGTGA
- a CDS encoding LCP family protein, which produces MSATSSAGDSLPYLHRGAGRASVPGPARGAGRSRPAAQWYPSHDDGPAGAGPGGPGGPRQPDGPAGPAPRGRQPRWRRGVLVVGVVVLVLALVGGGGAWFYTRSLNSDLARTDPFSEITGGRPAKTVDGALNILLVGSDSRDPDAPVEEASKWRADTIIVMHIPSDHRSAYLVSIPRDLYVPIPEAANAECGSGNRGKINAAFAFGGLPLAVRTVECFTDVRLDHVMAIDFAGFKQVTDALGGVDLKVERTTTSIHKPFRTFEKGTNHMNGAEALDWIRQRKQFPDGDFARMRHQQEFLRALMDKAASSGTLTNPPKLNAFLRATTDAVTVDQGFSLADMALQFRNLRGENLTFVTSPHAGSETINGESVVVSDREKALAMYQAITADTMAEWVQANEKPADSGGS; this is translated from the coding sequence ATGTCAGCGACCAGCTCAGCCGGTGATTCGCTTCCGTACCTGCACCGTGGTGCCGGGCGCGCGTCGGTCCCCGGCCCGGCCCGGGGCGCCGGCCGGTCCCGGCCGGCCGCCCAGTGGTACCCGTCGCACGACGACGGCCCGGCGGGCGCCGGCCCGGGTGGGCCGGGCGGGCCACGTCAACCCGACGGACCGGCCGGCCCCGCCCCCCGCGGTCGGCAGCCGCGCTGGCGGCGCGGCGTCCTGGTGGTCGGGGTGGTCGTGCTGGTCCTGGCGCTGGTCGGCGGGGGCGGGGCGTGGTTCTACACCCGCAGCCTCAACAGCGACCTGGCCCGCACCGACCCGTTCTCCGAGATCACCGGCGGCCGGCCGGCGAAGACCGTGGACGGTGCGCTGAACATCCTGCTGGTCGGCAGCGACTCCCGGGACCCGGACGCCCCGGTCGAAGAGGCGAGCAAGTGGCGGGCCGACACGATCATCGTGATGCACATTCCCTCCGACCACCGCTCCGCCTACCTGGTCTCCATTCCCCGGGACCTGTACGTGCCGATCCCGGAGGCGGCCAACGCGGAGTGCGGATCGGGCAACCGAGGCAAGATCAACGCGGCCTTCGCATTCGGTGGACTGCCGCTGGCGGTACGCACCGTGGAGTGCTTCACCGATGTCCGGTTGGACCACGTGATGGCCATCGACTTCGCCGGTTTCAAGCAGGTCACCGATGCCCTCGGTGGGGTCGACCTGAAGGTCGAGCGGACCACCACCTCGATCCACAAGCCGTTCCGGACCTTCGAGAAGGGCACCAACCACATGAACGGCGCCGAGGCCCTGGACTGGATCCGGCAGCGCAAGCAGTTCCCGGACGGTGACTTCGCCCGAATGCGTCACCAGCAGGAGTTCCTCCGCGCGTTGATGGACAAGGCCGCCAGCTCGGGCACCCTGACCAACCCGCCCAAGCTGAACGCGTTCCTGCGGGCGACGACCGACGCGGTCACCGTGGACCAGGGCTTCTCCCTGGCCGACATGGCGCTGCAGTTCCGCAATCTGCGCGGCGAGAACCTCACCTTCGTGACCAGCCCGCACGCGGGCAGCGAGACCATCAACGGCGAGTCGGTGGTGGTCTCCGACCGGGAGAAGGCTCTGGCGATGTACCAGGCCATCACCGCGGACACCATGGCCGAGTGGGTGCAGGCCAACGAGAAGCCCGCCGACTCGGGCGGTAGTTGA
- a CDS encoding LCP family protein has protein sequence MPVQTRRRSSASTHPSAAAKASAAIPSQRSGGGKPPGDPPKPAKKRRRKDPLWARITVVVGAVLMVTSGAALAGSKAVISQATGSIAQRNLLGEAGKSDAEGGESLEGPIDMLLLGVDARERWAADDVRADSIIVLHIPASHDQAYLISIPRDTEAEIPEFSKSGYPGGTDKINAAFQAGARNGGGWEGGAQLMAQTIKKMTGVSFDGAAIINFGGFKSVIDALGTVRICVSQEVKSAHMSYVDDKPMWNADAKKTGKARTPVVHKKGCREMEGWAALDYSRQRYGLKNGDYDRQQNQQQLIKAMARKATEKGILSNPVKLQQLTKAAGKAFILDTGKASLPDLVFTMRGVTGNELTMLRTNGGNFHGNANGRETLSPQTLEMFQAVRRDELGEFIYTNPAMLSTRK, from the coding sequence ATGCCGGTTCAGACCCGCCGTCGATCCTCGGCATCGACGCATCCGAGCGCGGCCGCCAAGGCCTCGGCGGCCATCCCGTCGCAGCGTTCCGGCGGTGGGAAGCCCCCTGGCGACCCGCCGAAGCCGGCGAAGAAGCGCCGTCGCAAGGACCCGCTCTGGGCCCGGATCACCGTCGTGGTCGGCGCGGTGCTGATGGTGACCAGCGGAGCGGCCCTGGCCGGCAGCAAGGCCGTGATCAGCCAGGCCACCGGGAGCATCGCCCAGCGCAACCTGCTCGGTGAGGCGGGCAAGTCCGACGCCGAGGGTGGGGAGAGCCTGGAGGGTCCGATCGACATGCTGCTGCTAGGGGTGGACGCCCGGGAGCGCTGGGCCGCCGACGACGTCCGGGCGGACAGCATCATCGTGCTGCACATCCCCGCCAGCCACGACCAGGCGTACCTGATCTCCATCCCCCGGGACACCGAGGCGGAGATCCCGGAGTTCAGCAAGAGCGGTTACCCCGGCGGCACCGACAAGATCAACGCGGCCTTCCAGGCCGGCGCCCGCAACGGCGGCGGCTGGGAGGGCGGGGCCCAGTTGATGGCCCAGACGATCAAGAAGATGACCGGGGTCAGCTTCGACGGCGCGGCGATCATCAACTTCGGCGGCTTCAAGAGCGTCATCGACGCCCTCGGCACCGTGCGGATCTGCGTCAGCCAGGAGGTCAAGTCGGCCCACATGTCGTACGTGGACGACAAGCCGATGTGGAACGCGGACGCGAAGAAGACCGGCAAGGCCCGTACCCCGGTGGTGCACAAGAAGGGCTGCCGGGAGATGGAGGGCTGGGCCGCGCTGGACTACTCCCGGCAGCGCTACGGGCTGAAGAACGGCGACTACGACCGCCAGCAGAACCAGCAGCAGCTGATCAAGGCGATGGCCCGTAAGGCCACCGAGAAGGGCATCCTCTCCAACCCGGTCAAGCTGCAACAGCTGACCAAGGCGGCCGGCAAGGCGTTCATCCTCGACACCGGCAAGGCCTCCCTGCCCGACCTGGTCTTCACCATGCGGGGGGTCACCGGCAACGAGTTGACCATGCTGCGCACCAACGGCGGCAACTTCCACGGCAACGCCAACGGCCGGGAGACGCTCAGCCCGCAGACCCTGGAGATGTTCCAGGCGGTACGCAGGGACGAGCTGGGCGAGTTCATCTACACCAACCCGGCGATGCTCTCCACCCGGAAGTAG
- a CDS encoding LCP family protein — translation MVLLAGVAVVGLRLLGDRYERTVLREQLLDPTARLDGTSLDGPLNYLLVGSDRRPGDDNPAQRSDSILIVHVPAGLRQAYLISVPRDLLVTIPPGGGFTGGEDKINAAYEHGGGGQPGARLLSATLTRLTGLRFDGAALIDFAGFRTVIDLLGGVRMCVDTEVRSIHTGTVFRPGCQQMDGRQALDYVRQRYDLPRGDYDRQHHQQQLLRAMLERAGQTDLRRDPVKLDRVLRAVGSALTVDTNGVPLQDLLFALRALPADALHGVQIPSSPQTIDEVSYVVLDDGGTGLFAALRDEQLDGWAAANPRWVSKL, via the coding sequence CTGGTCCTGCTCGCCGGGGTCGCGGTCGTCGGGCTGCGCCTGCTCGGCGACCGGTACGAACGGACGGTGCTCCGGGAGCAGCTGCTCGACCCGACCGCCCGGCTCGACGGCACCAGCCTCGACGGCCCGCTGAACTACCTGCTCGTCGGCTCCGACCGGCGACCCGGCGACGACAACCCCGCGCAGCGCTCGGACAGCATCCTCATCGTGCACGTGCCGGCCGGGCTGCGCCAGGCGTACCTGATCTCCGTACCCCGGGATCTGCTGGTCACGATCCCACCCGGCGGCGGCTTCACCGGTGGGGAAGACAAGATCAATGCCGCGTACGAACACGGCGGCGGCGGTCAACCGGGTGCCCGGCTGCTGTCGGCGACCCTGACCCGGCTCACCGGACTGCGCTTCGACGGCGCGGCGCTCATCGACTTCGCCGGCTTCCGGACCGTCATCGACCTGCTCGGCGGGGTCCGGATGTGCGTGGACACCGAGGTCCGCTCGATCCACACCGGCACGGTCTTCCGCCCCGGCTGCCAGCAGATGGACGGCCGGCAGGCGCTGGACTACGTCCGGCAGCGCTACGACCTGCCCCGGGGCGACTACGACCGGCAGCACCACCAGCAGCAGCTCCTGCGGGCGATGTTGGAGCGGGCCGGCCAGACCGACCTGCGCCGCGATCCGGTCAAGCTGGACCGGGTACTCCGGGCGGTGGGCAGCGCGCTGACCGTGGACACCAACGGCGTACCCCTGCAGGACCTGCTCTTCGCGCTCCGCGCGCTGCCGGCCGACGCCCTGCACGGCGTGCAGATCCCGTCCTCCCCGCAGACCATCGACGAGGTCTCCTACGTCGTGCTCGACGACGGCGGCACCGGACTGTTCGCCGCACTGCGGGACGAACAGCTCGACGGGTGGGCCGCCGCCAACCCACGCTGGGTCAGCAAGCTGTGA
- a CDS encoding rhodanese-like domain-containing protein: MFGPQVPTMPVTEIADDTYLLDVREDDEWAAGHAPQAHHLPMMELPTRLADVPTDREVAVICRSGGRSAQVVAYLMNNGWDQVRNVVGGMGEWATAGRPVVDSDGRPGRVL, from the coding sequence GTGTTCGGACCCCAGGTACCCACGATGCCCGTGACCGAGATCGCCGACGACACCTACCTGCTCGACGTCCGGGAGGACGACGAGTGGGCGGCCGGCCACGCCCCACAGGCCCATCACCTGCCCATGATGGAGCTGCCTACCCGGCTCGCCGACGTCCCCACCGACCGCGAGGTGGCGGTGATCTGCCGCTCCGGTGGTCGCTCGGCACAGGTGGTGGCGTACCTGATGAACAACGGTTGGGACCAGGTGCGCAACGTGGTCGGCGGGATGGGCGAGTGGGCCACCGCCGGACGACCGGTGGTCGACTCCGACGGGCGACCCGGCCGGGTGCTCTAG
- a CDS encoding glycerophosphodiester phosphodiesterase, with the protein MAEPLVFAHRGSSADLPEHTLAAYLRALADGADGLECDVRLSRDGHLVCVHDRRLDRTSNGHGLVSARTLAELDRLDFGSWHPGCGPAGPPDESHTRLLTLQRLLDAVLAAGRPVRLLIETKHPSRYGRDVERRLVALLRRYGLTEPGPDDPVRVTVMSFSLLAVRRVRALAPRLPTVLLMDLPPRWLRRGHLPFGTRIAGPNVELLRTRPWLVPALRAAGHQVYVWTVNEPADLDLALAAGVDGLITDRPAHTLARLGR; encoded by the coding sequence ATGGCCGAACCACTGGTCTTCGCGCACCGCGGCTCCTCCGCCGACCTGCCGGAACACACCCTGGCCGCGTACCTGCGGGCGTTGGCCGACGGCGCCGACGGCCTGGAGTGCGACGTCCGGCTGTCCCGCGACGGACATCTGGTCTGTGTCCACGACCGTCGGCTGGACCGGACCAGCAACGGTCACGGCCTGGTCAGTGCCCGCACCCTCGCCGAGCTGGACCGGTTGGACTTCGGCTCCTGGCATCCCGGCTGCGGGCCCGCCGGGCCGCCGGACGAGTCGCACACCCGGCTGTTGACCCTGCAACGGCTGCTCGACGCCGTGCTGGCCGCCGGCCGCCCGGTCCGGTTGCTGATCGAGACCAAACACCCCTCCCGGTACGGGCGTGACGTCGAACGCCGGCTGGTCGCCCTGCTACGCCGGTACGGCCTGACCGAGCCGGGCCCCGACGATCCGGTACGGGTCACCGTGATGTCCTTCTCCCTGCTGGCCGTGCGCCGGGTCCGGGCGCTGGCACCGCGGCTGCCCACCGTGCTGCTGATGGACCTGCCGCCGCGCTGGCTGCGCCGGGGACACCTGCCGTTCGGCACCCGGATCGCCGGCCCCAACGTCGAGCTGCTGCGTACCCGCCCGTGGCTGGTGCCGGCGCTGCGGGCGGCCGGCCACCAGGTGTACGTCTGGACGGTCAACGAACCGGCCGATCTCGACCTGGCCCTCGCCGCCGGGGTGGACGGGCTGATCACCGACCGGCCCGCGCACACCCTCGCCCGCCTCGGCAGGTGA
- a CDS encoding PAS domain-containing sensor histidine kinase, which translates to MPEHTDLTALITGQRTALEMLNSGSAALPALTRLLQEVQPALGAAGMAFVEFTPQGGRVIAATGASEWTLGRPLPASDPATVCLLTGPSVQQVRMTHLPGHLAGELAERGLRWMVVGRAELGGVTVGSLHVLYPEARDSLDATERAVVGYLAACVAHLYGDRNGLPVHTEGPVVAALADGLAVVDPDGRVRLWNPAATQVTGHSAAEALNRPLPFPLPPPGRALDHRLPDGRWLKINSGELPGPGNLRVVTFRDITDQQRRDRDRELFVAVTSHELRTPVTVIKGYADTLCNHWDSLTDTDRRQAALVIGQRANELARLVDRLLSSAAEAAPGAEPPARFDLGAALRDAVADLPAEIRERLRLDLPADLPRACGFRQNLATVLTELSTNAGKYSLPGAPIEITADADEQTVAFRVSDRGIGIRPEHVERAFERFWQGESGDRRRYPGAGLGLYLVRQIVEQQNGWVSLRPRAGGGTVAEVRLPRG; encoded by the coding sequence ATGCCGGAGCACACCGATCTCACCGCCCTCATCACCGGCCAACGCACCGCACTGGAGATGCTCAACTCGGGTTCCGCCGCCCTGCCCGCCCTCACCCGGCTGCTCCAGGAGGTCCAGCCGGCCCTCGGCGCGGCGGGCATGGCCTTCGTGGAGTTCACCCCGCAGGGCGGCCGGGTGATCGCCGCGACCGGGGCCAGCGAGTGGACCCTCGGCCGACCACTGCCGGCCTCCGATCCGGCCACCGTCTGCCTGCTCACCGGCCCCAGCGTCCAGCAGGTCCGGATGACCCACCTGCCCGGTCACCTCGCGGGTGAGCTGGCCGAGCGGGGCCTGCGGTGGATGGTCGTCGGCCGGGCCGAACTCGGTGGGGTGACCGTGGGCAGCCTGCACGTGCTCTACCCGGAGGCGCGGGATTCCCTGGACGCCACCGAGCGGGCGGTCGTCGGGTACCTGGCCGCCTGCGTCGCGCACCTGTACGGCGATCGCAACGGGCTGCCCGTACACACCGAGGGGCCGGTGGTGGCGGCGCTGGCCGACGGTCTCGCGGTGGTCGACCCGGACGGCCGGGTACGGCTCTGGAACCCGGCAGCCACGCAGGTCACCGGCCACTCCGCCGCCGAGGCGCTCAACCGTCCGCTGCCGTTCCCGTTGCCGCCGCCCGGCCGGGCGCTGGACCACCGGCTGCCCGACGGCCGCTGGCTGAAGATCAACTCGGGTGAGCTGCCGGGGCCGGGCAACCTGCGGGTGGTCACCTTCCGCGACATCACCGACCAGCAGCGGCGGGACCGGGACCGCGAGTTGTTCGTGGCGGTGACCAGCCACGAACTGCGCACCCCGGTCACCGTGATCAAGGGGTACGCGGACACCCTCTGCAACCACTGGGACTCGCTCACCGACACCGATCGTCGGCAGGCCGCCCTGGTCATCGGTCAACGCGCCAACGAGCTGGCCCGACTGGTCGACCGGCTGCTCTCCTCGGCCGCCGAGGCCGCCCCCGGCGCGGAGCCACCCGCCCGGTTCGACCTCGGTGCGGCCCTACGGGACGCGGTCGCCGACCTGCCCGCCGAGATCCGCGAGCGGCTCCGCCTCGACCTGCCCGCCGACCTGCCCAGGGCCTGCGGGTTCCGGCAGAACCTGGCCACCGTGCTGACCGAGCTGAGCACCAACGCGGGCAAGTACTCCCTGCCCGGCGCACCTATCGAGATCACCGCCGACGCCGACGAGCAGACGGTCGCGTTCCGGGTCAGCGACCGGGGCATCGGCATCCGCCCCGAACACGTGGAACGGGCCTTCGAACGGTTCTGGCAGGGCGAGTCCGGTGACCGGCGTCGGTATCCCGGTGCCGGGCTGGGCCTCTATCTCGTCCGGCAGATCGTGGAACAGCAGAATGGGTGGGTATCACTCCGCCCTCGAGCCGGGGGCGGTACGGTCGCAGAGGTGCGGCTGCCGCGCGGGTGA
- a CDS encoding ATP-binding protein, giving the protein MVVPHHAVGARLARRRLADELVDVVPPLLLPDLVAVLAELVGNAVRHADALPGGVVRVAWRLWSTPHGVRVQLRVTDGGSADGPRLRVAGPDAVGGRGLHIVAGLSTRWGVDRDGLGQSVWADFEPATAARGDLVPT; this is encoded by the coding sequence GTGGTGGTGCCGCACCATGCCGTCGGCGCCCGGTTGGCCCGGCGCCGGTTGGCCGACGAGCTCGTCGACGTCGTACCCCCGCTGCTCCTGCCCGACCTGGTAGCCGTCCTGGCCGAACTGGTAGGCAACGCGGTCCGGCACGCCGACGCGCTGCCCGGCGGGGTGGTCCGGGTCGCCTGGCGGCTCTGGTCGACCCCGCACGGGGTACGCGTCCAGTTGCGGGTCACCGACGGCGGTTCCGCCGACGGCCCGCGGCTGCGGGTGGCCGGGCCGGACGCGGTGGGCGGCCGGGGGCTGCACATCGTGGCCGGACTGTCGACCCGGTGGGGCGTGGACCGCGACGGCCTGGGCCAGAGCGTCTGGGCCGACTTCGAGCCCGCCACCGCCGCCCGGGGAGACTTGGTCCCCACCTGA